The sequence ATCAAAAGATACTGTGAAGAACACCCGAAGAAAAACGAAAGATAATCAGGCATTGTAGTTGTTCAGACTGTTCTGATCCTACTCTTCCAAAGCGATTTCAACGCGCCGGTTCAACGCTCTGCCGTCAGGTTTGGCGTTGTCGGCAACCGGCACGGATTCACCAAACCCTTTTGCCGATAACTGCTTCTCGGCAATACCGTGGGCAACCAGCCAGTTCACTACGGCTTGAGCTCGTTTTTCGGATAAAGCACGATTGTATGTATCGCTTCCCCGGGAATCGGTGTGCCCCTCGACGATCAATTTTACCTCCGGCCGAGCCTTGATGGCCCTGAGAACCCGATTCAAGGTCTCCTCGGAATCAGGTTTGATCGTAGCTGTGTCATAATCGAAGTAAATACCGTAGATGATTGCACGGCCAACCTCGTCAAGAGAACGTCCGATCGCATCCTTTTTCATGCCTGAAACGAATGCCTGCAGGCATTTGGGTTGTCGGCCGTCCGTTACCCGCTTTCCATGCCAAAGTCCCTGATAACGGCTGTTCTCGTACCACAACCCGTTTAAAAAACTTCTGTCCGACGTCAGCACCATAATGGCGGTTCCGGTTTGTGGACCGCTTTCCACCCATTGAAAACGAATAACACGACCGTCCGTAGTCCCCGCAAGCCGTCCGTCATCCCAGTCGTAACACCCTTCGACCTCTACGCCTTTCTGCCGCAGCCACATGATACCGTAGTTGGTCTCATACACCCCCCCGACCGGCTTGGAAGCAGTCACTGCATTTACCGGTTCACCATAGGCTTCCAGTTCCATGATTTCCGTATAATCGGGATTTCCCCAGTTCGATAATACTTCGAGTTTCAACCATTGACCGGGAACCATGCGCTCCATGGTAAACCCTTTTCTTTCTCCCATTGAAGCCTCTCCCTCATAGACCAGTTCGAAGCCATCGTTCGCAGACTGGTTCGACACATACAGCTTGAAACGCCTTGCTGAAATACCGGGATATCCGCTTTCCTGAGCGTTGGTGTTGTCTATATAAAACGACTTGATGGCAACACTGTTCGGCAACTCGATGATAAACGTATTCGGGTAAGGCAGCTTTCTCGTACTGCACCACCCCATTTCAGTTGTGCCGTCCAGAAGCATCATTCCGGCCCATTTCTGGTTGTATTCCGTCGTCGCAGAAATCAGGACGGCACCGCTGGCGATATCGAGCCGATCGTTTTTTTCCGCGGCAGTCACGGGTGTAGCCATAAATAATGAAACAATAAGAATAAGGAAGAGGAAGGAAAGTTGCCTCATGTTGCTCTCCTGTTCAGACGAACTGATGGTTGAAACGAGCTTGTTCAGTCTCTGTTGCCACAAAAAACCCCAAACTGCTGCATTTATGGCTGTGAGGAGCAGCGACCGTAGCGCTCTCTTTTAGACCTTTTGAACTTGCCCGTAAGCGTGAATGAGCACTACCGTTGGCACAAATGAGCCGCAATGAAAAATATAGTTAAAATATATATAACCTTATCGCTATTGAGCTGTTAACAGTTTATGTTCAGAACATCTGGAAAAAGAGAATTCTTATGACAAGTACTCGACAACCGGGAATGGAAGCCCAATCTGAAACTGGATTTCAGCAAACTGGCCGATCATGCATTTATCGAAAGTTTTATTCGGGAACAAGTTGCCTGGAAAGGCTGAATGATAAGCGGTTTTTAAGCCCGGAGTATACTCGTGAGGTCATCAAGAATTGGTAAAATAATCATATGAACGCAGATCGCACAGTGCATTGAATGGCCAGAGGCCGTCAGAATTTGCTGTTCAAAACCAAAAATCTTCCCTAAAACTTGTGTTATAGTAAACAGGGAGCGAGTTTCCACCTGCCTCTTGATCGTATAGCCAGCAACTAGTAGAAATACCATTTTACACCGCCACTCCAACAATCATAGTAGATTCTTTTTATAAATACAGCAGCCGTCAAAATTATCTCGAACTTCACTCAAAAACCGGTTCGAATCCCATATATCCGATATATTGCCTCCCTCCCGTATATTCCCGAAAGGAGCCTTGATCCATTGAGAACCTTTTTTCCACATTTTTGCCACACATGGCCATATATCTCCCTGTATATCCACATAAACACCTAATGTCTGTGTACAGGCTCCACCGCCATAATAAGCAAACCCCTCTGAACGCTCGATCTCCAACGATTTATCAATTTCATATATTGTATTCAACAGTAAACTTCGCTCTCGAGTAGATATAGGCATCAGTAAAGACGAAATCTCCATACCCTCTTCACGGCCGAAATCCGTAAGCGATTCATAACCGATAAAATCTCCCCCAGCTGTTCTCCCGGATGGAATATATTCACCGGCCATTGGATACATATTGCTATCGCGACACCACTTATGCAATGCCGGTATCTCTTCAATATTTCCTTTGAAAACCATAGTGTTTAGCCCGAGCCTTGTTGGCAAGATCTCATTAAAGCCTGCATCCATAAGGTTTAGCAGTGCCTTGTCCCTTTTTTTAGAGTATCCTTTCCTGCCACACACCAAATCCTGAATCAACTCGGACTGCGAATTATATTTCAAGACAACACTAACATCCCTCATATAACAAAAGTCGATCAATTCATCATGAGACTCAAAAGCAATACCATTGGTAAACAACATCGAGGTCATTTCATTTTCATATATACAATTAATGACATCCTTAAAATACGGATCCATTGTTGGCTCTCCGGCCCCAACAATATTGACAGTTTCCGCTCCCAACTTTTTAAATTCTTTAATAACCTTGCATGTTTCTTCTATTGAAAGCTCGTTAGCTCTCCTGCTTTTACCCTTGGACTCCTTTTCTTCTTTATAGCAATAGGGGCAATTAAGATTACATGCATTGGTTAGATCCAGAGAAGGATTAAGCATTATTTTATCTCCCACAGCTCTCGCTATCACCCCCTCATCAAAATCCCAGCCCTTGATCGTGTTTCTTTCATCCATTGCCACTCCAGTAAGAAGTTCAATTATCGTTTATCAATTATTCGAAGAACGACACAGACTGCACTACAATAACTGAAGCAAATACTCGACGTAACACCCTATCACTTTGGTAGGGGATGATTCCCACATCATCAATGACTCCCTGTTTGACAAAAACAGGAAAGCATTAATGAGAATCCGGGATGTTGTTCAATAGCCCAAAAGAGAACATGAAGGTCAGAAAATATCATGCATTTCAATACTGAAAGATGACACCTAAACCTTCAGACTGTTTGCCTGCAAAACAACAAAGCTATATATACCGTCAACATTTATGGAGGAATGTGTACCGACTGTTAGAGGCGGCCATAGATTCTGGAACATGGAACACTGCGAGCTAACAGATAGGCTCGCGTGAACGTCGGCGTATACAGTCAGTATTTAATATGAAAAATACTGCAACTTTTTGATATAACAACAATGCCAAACTTCTTTTTATCGTATTTTTTATCGCAAATCACAATACAGCAACCACTATGCACCCCGATTCCCCTTACGTTTGCAAATACAACGCCATAAAAAGTATAATTTATTTACAACGTCCCCTATAAGAGGAACTCAAGGATTGCCGGGATTGTTATGGAAACTGTCTTATGTGCCAGGGCCTTCTTTTTGTTAGTTCAGAGCCCCTTCATTTCCAGCTGCATCCACAACAGCAACACTGAACTGAAAATACGATGAAAAAAACAGCCCAAGCCTTTTTTATACTGAGCTCTT comes from Prosthecochloris marina and encodes:
- a CDS encoding OmpA family protein, encoding MRQLSFLFLILIVSLFMATPVTAAEKNDRLDIASGAVLISATTEYNQKWAGMMLLDGTTEMGWCSTRKLPYPNTFIIELPNSVAIKSFYIDNTNAQESGYPGISARRFKLYVSNQSANDGFELVYEGEASMGERKGFTMERMVPGQWLKLEVLSNWGNPDYTEIMELEAYGEPVNAVTASKPVGGVYETNYGIMWLRQKGVEVEGCYDWDDGRLAGTTDGRVIRFQWVESGPQTGTAIMVLTSDRSFLNGLWYENSRYQGLWHGKRVTDGRQPKCLQAFVSGMKKDAIGRSLDEVGRAIIYGIYFDYDTATIKPDSEETLNRVLRAIKARPEVKLIVEGHTDSRGSDTYNRALSEKRAQAVVNWLVAHGIAEKQLSAKGFGESVPVADNAKPDGRALNRRVEIALEE
- a CDS encoding radical SAM/SPASM domain-containing protein gives rise to the protein MDERNTIKGWDFDEGVIARAVGDKIMLNPSLDLTNACNLNCPYCYKEEKESKGKSRRANELSIEETCKVIKEFKKLGAETVNIVGAGEPTMDPYFKDVINCIYENEMTSMLFTNGIAFESHDELIDFCYMRDVSVVLKYNSQSELIQDLVCGRKGYSKKRDKALLNLMDAGFNEILPTRLGLNTMVFKGNIEEIPALHKWCRDSNMYPMAGEYIPSGRTAGGDFIGYESLTDFGREEGMEISSLLMPISTRERSLLLNTIYEIDKSLEIERSEGFAYYGGGACTQTLGVYVDIQGDIWPCVAKMWKKGSQWIKAPFGNIREGGNISDIWDSNRFLSEVRDNFDGCCIYKKNLL